Proteins co-encoded in one Ruegeria sp. HKCCD4315 genomic window:
- a CDS encoding MalY/PatB family protein has protein sequence MTFNDLIDRRGTNSSKWDKMEMLYGVSPNDGLAMWTADSDYQTAPCVIDAVRKAADHGVFGYSWMHPDYLASVQWWMKTRHDWEIDTDWILTTQGLGNAIALSLDVWTEPDDGIVIFTPVYHEFAHKVNKSGRRVVECPLVREGDSYGLDLDDAQSRLDGSEKMLLWCSPQNPSGRVWTPDELRAVAAFAERNGLILVSDEIHHDLVYPGVKFVPMDVAAPDARPWTVTLTAASKTFNIAGQRTGNMIIPDPKLRAAMKHRLQTLDYDPSALGVAMITAAYSPEGAKWVDAQITHLEGNKRLFDQTIAEIPGLWSMPLQATYLAWVDFSGTGMDHAEFVRRLREDARIATSSGPGFGKGGETFERFNLATQRARVEEACTRLKRAFGDLQ, from the coding sequence ATGACTTTCAACGACCTGATCGACCGCCGGGGCACCAACAGTTCCAAATGGGACAAGATGGAGATGTTGTACGGCGTCTCACCCAATGACGGGCTGGCCATGTGGACGGCCGATTCCGATTACCAAACAGCGCCTTGCGTAATCGACGCGGTACGCAAAGCCGCTGATCATGGCGTGTTCGGGTATTCCTGGATGCACCCGGATTATCTGGCTTCCGTCCAGTGGTGGATGAAAACCCGCCATGACTGGGAAATCGATACAGATTGGATTCTGACAACCCAAGGTCTGGGCAATGCAATCGCGCTGTCGCTGGATGTCTGGACCGAACCCGACGATGGCATCGTGATTTTCACCCCCGTCTATCATGAGTTTGCGCATAAGGTGAACAAATCAGGCCGCCGGGTCGTCGAATGCCCGCTAGTGCGGGAAGGCGACAGCTATGGACTTGATCTGGACGACGCACAGTCGCGGCTGGACGGGTCCGAGAAGATGTTGCTGTGGTGTTCGCCACAGAACCCGTCGGGGCGTGTCTGGACGCCAGATGAACTGCGTGCCGTGGCCGCGTTTGCCGAGCGGAACGGTTTGATCCTTGTGTCGGACGAGATTCACCACGATCTGGTCTATCCCGGTGTCAAGTTCGTGCCGATGGACGTGGCTGCCCCGGATGCGCGACCCTGGACAGTGACGCTGACCGCTGCGTCAAAGACCTTCAACATCGCCGGGCAGCGGACCGGCAACATGATCATCCCTGATCCCAAACTGCGCGCGGCCATGAAGCATCGGTTGCAGACACTGGACTATGACCCCAGCGCTTTGGGTGTGGCGATGATCACCGCAGCCTACAGCCCTGAGGGGGCCAAATGGGTGGATGCGCAAATTACACATCTGGAAGGCAATAAGCGTTTGTTCGATCAGACCATCGCCGAAATTCCAGGTCTGTGGTCGATGCCTTTACAAGCAACCTATCTGGCCTGGGTCGATTTCTCGGGCACGGGCATGGACCACGCAGAATTTGTCCGTCGCCTGCGCGAAGACGCGCGGATCGCCACATCTTCTGGCCCCGGCTTTGGCAAAGGTGGAGAGACGTTCGAA